In a single window of the Gossypium hirsutum isolate 1008001.06 chromosome D02, Gossypium_hirsutum_v2.1, whole genome shotgun sequence genome:
- the LOC107907882 gene encoding uncharacterized protein — MPKYAKFFKDVMSHRKKIGKGKQIIFNEEYSMVVSRKVPPKFTDPSSFTIPIEIGRVSFRKALCDLKASINLMPLSIYRRLGLGELQENIVTLQLVGRSLVHPKGFLEDVLMRDMQFIFLVDFIMLDFEKDLKISIVLERPFLATSKATIDVGMGELTIDIEGETKIFKCVKPKPKSYEVLPIQGNESQSCRCSCAMQENPKVNEDKKDITILRRP, encoded by the exons ATGCCCAAATACGCCAAGTTCTTTAAGGATGTTATGTCTCATAGGAAGAAAATAGGGAAAGGGAAGCAAATCATTTTTAATGAGGAATATAGCATGGTAGTGTCTAGAAAAGTCCCTCCCAAGTTTACGGATCCCAGTAGCTTCACCATCCCAATAGAGATAGGCAGAGTGAGTTTTAGGAAAGCCCTATGTGACCTAAAGGCAAGCATTAACCTCATGCCATTGTCCATTTATAGAAGGTTAGGTTTGGGAGAGCTTCAAGAAAATATAGTCACTTTGCAATTAGTTGGCCGATCTTTGGTACACCCCAAAGGATTCCTTGAGGATGTGTTAATGAGGGATATGCAATTcatttttcttgttgactttATTATGCTAGACTTCGAGAAGGATCTCAAAATTTCTATAGTTTTAGAGAGACCTTTCTTGGCCACGTCTAAAGCTACAATAGATGTAGGAATGGGTGAGTTGACTATAGACATCGAGGGAGagaccaaaattttcaaatgcgTTAAGCCCAAGCCTAAGTCTTATGAGGTGTTACCAATACAAGGGAATGAGTCTCAG TCTTGCAGGTGTTCATGCGCCATGCAAGAGAATCCAAAAGTGAATGAGGATAAGAAGGACATTACGATTCTCAGGAGGCCTTAG